In Lutra lutra chromosome 6, mLutLut1.2, whole genome shotgun sequence, the following are encoded in one genomic region:
- the ARMH2 gene encoding armadillo-like helical domain-containing protein 2 — translation MYSRVLDSELQLLPATGPFHAMANTRAYVQCWMWLCHYFVGLYRRLKKFWNVTINHFFTKEREEDVPSVESIFHKEKIVVLGHLLKNESLAIEKRAQAAYRIGLLAFTGGPTAGKFATEYMKEVAHLLRDHEMPPKAKVLLLQSIACWCYLNPVSQKRAKRLKFIPILTEIFEDKLDSTVKSEINSSLLVKFWTCYVLSVMTCNNPSCMKELRDYNTLKYHLQILATENWAGWPENFAEVLYFLVGFHRN, via the exons ATGTATTCCAGAGTTCTTGACTCTGAACTTCAGCTGCTGCCTGCCACAGGCCCTTTTCACGCCATGGCTAACACCCGTGCTTATGTGCAATGCTGGATGTGGCTTTGCCACTATTTTGTGGGGCTGTATCGGCGCCTGAAGAAGTTCTGGAATGTCACCATTAACCACTTTTTcacaaaggagagggaggaagatgtCCCTTCGGTTGAGAGtatttttcacaaagaaaaaattgtGGTGCTTGGCCATTTATTAAAGAATGAATCTCTAGCCATTGAGAAGAGGGCTCAAGCTGCGTATAGAATCGGACTTCTGGCCTTCACGG GTGGACCGACTGCTGGGAAGTTCGCCACCGAGTACATGAAGGAAGTGGCTCATTTGTTGAGAGATCACGAGATGCCGCCCAAGGCCAAGGTCTTGCTGCTGCAGAGTATAGCCTGCTGGTGTTACTTGAACCCCGTGAGCCAGAAAAGAGCCAAACGTTTGAAGTTTATTCCCATCCTCACTGAGATTTTTGAGGACAAACTCGACTCCACCGTCAAAAGTGAAATAAACAGCAGCCTCCTCGTTAAATTTTGGACTTGCTACGTGCTCTCCGTCATGACGTGCAATAACCCGTCTTGTATGAAGGAACTTAGAGACTACAATACCCTGAAATACCACTTGCAAATACTGGCGACCGAGAACTGGGCTGGGTGGCCTGAGAATTTCGCGGAGGTGCTGTATTTCCTAGTTGGTTTTCACAGGAATTAA